From one Cygnus olor isolate bCygOlo1 chromosome 26, bCygOlo1.pri.v2, whole genome shotgun sequence genomic stretch:
- the USE1 gene encoding vesicle transport protein USE1 isoform X1 — translation MAATRLELNLMRLLSRCEALAAERRDPEEWRLEKYVAALEDMLRELKKQSSKPAPELLNEYSRKVDFLKGLLEAEKLSSSTEKALANQFLAPGRTPTTTKERTPATKTVHLQTKARCTGKMRSELLGTVCFGAAASLLLVYRLSCCIQVPLVAMPLVCPRLGGESPLFLVWAQALCCPWRSLNTLQAFSLARCNLCFVSLSAFQDPLVISDSEELNIRKRKGLVSDEKQSAVELDAVLQHHQDMQEKLAEEMLSLARSLKNNTLAAQNVIKQDNQTLSHSLRMADQNFEKLKDESDRLEQHAKKSVNWLLWIMLIVVCFIFISMILFIRIFPKLK, via the exons ATGGCGGCGACGCGGCTGGAGCTGAACCTGATGCGGCTCTTGAGCCGCTGCGAGGCGCTGGCGGCGGAGCGGCGAGACCCCGAGGAGTGGCGGCTGGAGAAG taTGTGGCTGCTCTTGAAGACATGCTCCGAGAGCTGAAGAAGCAGTCCAG TAAGCCTGCCCCAGAACTGCTGAATGAATACTCTCGCAAAGTGGACTTCCTAAAGGGACttttagaagctgaaaaattG AGTTCATCAACTGAAAAGGCACTAGCAAATCAGTTCTTGGCCCCTGGACGTACACCTACAACGACCAAAGAGAGAACCCCAGCTACCAAAACGGTTCATCTGCAGACAAAAGCTCGTTGCACAGGCAAGATGAGGAGTGAGCTGCTTGGTACAGTATGttttggtgctgctgcttctttacTGTTAGTTTATAGATTGTCTTGTTGCATTCAGGTGCCTTTGGTGGCTATGCCTCTGGTGTGTCCTAGGCTGGGTGGGGAGTCACCATTATTTTTGGTTTGGGCACAGGCACTGTGCTGCCCTTGGAGGTCTTTGAATACGTTACAAGCATTTTCACTTGCCCGCTGtaatctgtgttttgtttctctttctgctttccaggaTCCCTTGGTTATCAGTG ATTCTGAAGAGTTGAACATAAGGAAGCGGAA AGGCCTTGTGTCTGATGAGAAGCAGTCAGCAGTTGAGCTGGATGCGGTGTTACAGCACCACCAGGACATGCAGGAGAAGTTAGCTGAAGAAATGCTAAGTTTGGCTCGCAGTCTCAAAAACAACACTCTGGCTGCGCAGAACGTGATAAAACAAGATAACCAG ACACTATCGCATTCTCTCAGGATGGCAGACCAGAACTTTGAGAAGCTCAAGGATGAATCTGACCGCCTTGAACAGCATGCAAAGAAATCAGTCAACTGGCTATTATGGATAATGTTAATTGtagtttgttttatattcatCAGTATGATTCTCTTTATCAGAATTTTCCCAaaactaaaatga
- the USE1 gene encoding vesicle transport protein USE1 isoform X2, with translation MLRELKKQSSKPAPELLNEYSRKVDFLKGLLEAEKLSSSTEKALANQFLAPGRTPTTTKERTPATKTVHLQTKARCTGKMRSELLGTVCFGAAASLLLVYRLSCCIQVPLVAMPLVCPRLGGESPLFLVWAQALCCPWRSLNTLQAFSLARCNLCFVSLSAFQDPLVISDSEELNIRKRKGLVSDEKQSAVELDAVLQHHQDMQEKLAEEMLSLARSLKNNTLAAQNVIKQDNQTLSHSLRMADQNFEKLKDESDRLEQHAKKSVNWLLWIMLIVVCFIFISMILFIRIFPKLK, from the exons ATGCTCCGAGAGCTGAAGAAGCAGTCCAG TAAGCCTGCCCCAGAACTGCTGAATGAATACTCTCGCAAAGTGGACTTCCTAAAGGGACttttagaagctgaaaaattG AGTTCATCAACTGAAAAGGCACTAGCAAATCAGTTCTTGGCCCCTGGACGTACACCTACAACGACCAAAGAGAGAACCCCAGCTACCAAAACGGTTCATCTGCAGACAAAAGCTCGTTGCACAGGCAAGATGAGGAGTGAGCTGCTTGGTACAGTATGttttggtgctgctgcttctttacTGTTAGTTTATAGATTGTCTTGTTGCATTCAGGTGCCTTTGGTGGCTATGCCTCTGGTGTGTCCTAGGCTGGGTGGGGAGTCACCATTATTTTTGGTTTGGGCACAGGCACTGTGCTGCCCTTGGAGGTCTTTGAATACGTTACAAGCATTTTCACTTGCCCGCTGtaatctgtgttttgtttctctttctgctttccaggaTCCCTTGGTTATCAGTG ATTCTGAAGAGTTGAACATAAGGAAGCGGAA AGGCCTTGTGTCTGATGAGAAGCAGTCAGCAGTTGAGCTGGATGCGGTGTTACAGCACCACCAGGACATGCAGGAGAAGTTAGCTGAAGAAATGCTAAGTTTGGCTCGCAGTCTCAAAAACAACACTCTGGCTGCGCAGAACGTGATAAAACAAGATAACCAG ACACTATCGCATTCTCTCAGGATGGCAGACCAGAACTTTGAGAAGCTCAAGGATGAATCTGACCGCCTTGAACAGCATGCAAAGAAATCAGTCAACTGGCTATTATGGATAATGTTAATTGtagtttgttttatattcatCAGTATGATTCTCTTTATCAGAATTTTCCCAaaactaaaatga
- the USE1 gene encoding vesicle transport protein USE1 isoform X3: MAATRLELNLMRLLSRCEALAAERRDPEEWRLEKYVAALEDMLRELKKQSSKPAPELLNEYSRKVDFLKGLLEAEKLSSSTEKALANQFLAPGRTPTTTKERTPATKTVHLQTKARCTGKMRSELLGTDPLVISDSEELNIRKRKGLVSDEKQSAVELDAVLQHHQDMQEKLAEEMLSLARSLKNNTLAAQNVIKQDNQTLSHSLRMADQNFEKLKDESDRLEQHAKKSVNWLLWIMLIVVCFIFISMILFIRIFPKLK, from the exons ATGGCGGCGACGCGGCTGGAGCTGAACCTGATGCGGCTCTTGAGCCGCTGCGAGGCGCTGGCGGCGGAGCGGCGAGACCCCGAGGAGTGGCGGCTGGAGAAG taTGTGGCTGCTCTTGAAGACATGCTCCGAGAGCTGAAGAAGCAGTCCAG TAAGCCTGCCCCAGAACTGCTGAATGAATACTCTCGCAAAGTGGACTTCCTAAAGGGACttttagaagctgaaaaattG AGTTCATCAACTGAAAAGGCACTAGCAAATCAGTTCTTGGCCCCTGGACGTACACCTACAACGACCAAAGAGAGAACCCCAGCTACCAAAACGGTTCATCTGCAGACAAAAGCTCGTTGCACAGGCAAGATGAGGAGTGAGCTGCTTGGTACA gaTCCCTTGGTTATCAGTG ATTCTGAAGAGTTGAACATAAGGAAGCGGAA AGGCCTTGTGTCTGATGAGAAGCAGTCAGCAGTTGAGCTGGATGCGGTGTTACAGCACCACCAGGACATGCAGGAGAAGTTAGCTGAAGAAATGCTAAGTTTGGCTCGCAGTCTCAAAAACAACACTCTGGCTGCGCAGAACGTGATAAAACAAGATAACCAG ACACTATCGCATTCTCTCAGGATGGCAGACCAGAACTTTGAGAAGCTCAAGGATGAATCTGACCGCCTTGAACAGCATGCAAAGAAATCAGTCAACTGGCTATTATGGATAATGTTAATTGtagtttgttttatattcatCAGTATGATTCTCTTTATCAGAATTTTCCCAaaactaaaatga